In one Dermacentor variabilis isolate Ectoservices chromosome 4, ASM5094787v1, whole genome shotgun sequence genomic region, the following are encoded:
- the ohgt gene encoding E3 ubiquitin ligase component cereblon: MADDIIHLVPRAEDADEEEDSASASAMDVSYDTSLPAQHTYLGNDMEDLTGRTVFEEDSLQTIPVLTSHDVILVPGQILPLQIFRPLEISMMHRIIENDRTFGIVGESASSTSPQPLGTTAEIRSYKEEVDELSGVSTLVVKAEGRQRFRIISSRTRSDGILMASIKILPDKPTADVGEAARLPSLSRFKGRSTSRYAPSERHKDPYGFSHVTAWPSWVYRQYDANLLVSKIEAELREWTENFATLSLPRDPCRFSYWVASSLLLDDKLRLEMLSYDNPVQRLRCELSILRDCRVLTCKECNQKMADRSDVFSMSQSGPQGAYVNPHGYVHEMITVRKATGVYLNGRPSTLYSWFPGYAWTILQCSGCHCHVGWKFTASNKALLPKKFWGLCRAAIRPALQTERRSS, from the coding sequence ATGGCAGATGACATAATACACCTTGTTCCGAGGGCTGAAGACGCTGACGAGGAGGAAGACTCGGCGTCTGCCTCTGCGATGGACGTCTCCTATGACACCTCGCTGCCAGCGCAGCACACTTACCTTGGTAACGACATGGAGGATCTCACGGGCAGGACGGTTTTCGAAGAAGACAGCCTGCAAACGATACCTGTACTGACATCCCATGACGTCATTCTGGTGCCAGGTCAGATCTTGCCTCTCCAGATATTTCGACCCTTGGAGATATCCATGATGCACAGAATTATAGAAAACGATCGCACTTTTGGCATCGTTGGCGAAAGCGCGAGTAGCACTTCTCCGCAGCCGCTAGGCACTACTGCTGAAATACGGTCCTACAAAGAAGAGGTTGACGAGTTGTCCGGCGTATCAACACTTGTGGTCAAAGCGGAAGGTCGACAGAGGTTTCGCATCATCAGCTCCCGCACAAGAAGCGACGGCATTCTCATGGCTAGCATTAAAATACTTCCTGACAAGCCCACCGCCGACGTCGGTGAAGCCGCTCGACTTCCAAGCCTGTCAAGGTTTAAGGGGCGCTCCACGTCTCGGTACGCTCCAAGCGAGCGACACAAAGACCCTTATGGCTTCTCCCACGTGACGGCTTGGCCCTCCTGGGTGTATCGACAGTACGACGCCAACCTCCTGGTTTCGAAAATAGAGGCAGAGTTGCGCGAGTGGACTGAAAATTTTGCCACCCTGAGCCTACCCCGCGACCCGTGTCGCTTTTCCTACTGGGTCGCGAGCAGCCTTCTCCTGGACGACAAGCTGCGCCTGGAGATGTTATCTTACGACAACCCTGTACAGCGACTGCGTTGTGAACTATCCATTCTTCGTGACTGTCGCGTGCTGACGTGTAAGGAGTGCAACCAGAAGATGGCCGACAGGAGCGATGTGTTCAGCATGTCTCAGAGCGGACCACAGGGCGCATACGTTAATCCCCACGGATATGTACACGAGATGATAACTGTGCGCAAAGCCACTGGCGTATACTTGAATGGTCGACCGAGCACGCTGTACAGCTGGTTCCCAGGTTATGCATGGACGATCCTGCAATGCAGTGGTTGCCACTGCCATGTTGGATGGAAGTTCACTGCTTCCAACAAGGCTCTTTTACCAAAGAAGTTTTGGGGTTTATGCAGAGCTGCAATAAGGCCGGCATTGCAGACTGAAAGGCGTTCATCTTAA